A stretch of the Comamonas testosteroni TK102 genome encodes the following:
- a CDS encoding LysR family transcriptional regulator — protein sequence MHARVLRYLDEVVRRGSIRKAAEYLHVAPTAVNRQILDLEAELGAPLFDRIHNRLRLTPLGEMVLTHVRSTLREHAALCERIADFKGMRRGEITVAATSGLAGSLLPSLVHDFRSSHPGMVVRVIDLPIQAIVSAVEAGEVDLGLAYDLAPRPGLRMLAASEWQIGAILPVKHPLAHQSSLLLSECVGHPLILPAPALTIRSLLNEAFARSAIEVTPVAESTSMALIQRLVMLGEGIALLNALDVLEELDRGSLSFVPLRDAHLQRQTLMLFVRKGAELSAAAALMAASIESALARLYARKH from the coding sequence ATGCACGCCAGAGTTTTGCGCTATCTCGATGAAGTGGTCCGCCGCGGCTCCATCCGCAAGGCGGCCGAGTACCTGCATGTGGCTCCCACGGCCGTGAACCGGCAGATCCTCGATCTGGAGGCCGAGCTGGGTGCGCCGCTGTTCGACCGCATCCACAATCGCCTGCGTCTGACGCCCCTGGGTGAGATGGTGCTGACCCATGTGCGCAGCACCTTGCGCGAACATGCAGCGCTGTGCGAACGCATTGCCGACTTCAAGGGCATGAGACGCGGCGAGATCACGGTGGCGGCGACGTCCGGCCTGGCGGGCTCCTTGCTGCCATCGCTGGTGCATGACTTTCGCAGCAGCCATCCGGGGATGGTCGTGCGTGTCATCGACCTGCCCATACAGGCCATTGTGTCTGCCGTGGAAGCAGGGGAGGTGGACCTGGGTCTTGCCTACGATCTGGCACCGAGACCCGGTTTGCGCATGCTGGCAGCCAGCGAATGGCAGATCGGAGCCATCCTGCCGGTCAAGCACCCACTGGCCCATCAGTCGTCGCTGCTGCTCAGCGAATGCGTGGGTCATCCGCTGATTCTGCCGGCACCGGCCCTGACCATACGCAGTCTGCTCAACGAAGCCTTCGCGCGCAGTGCCATCGAGGTGACGCCGGTGGCCGAGTCCACCTCCATGGCCCTGATACAGCGCCTGGTCATGCTGGGCGAAGGCATTGCCCTGCTCAACGCGCTGGATGTACTGGAGGAGCTGGATCGCGGCTCGCTCAGTTTCGTGCCTCTGCGCGACGCACATCTGCAGCGCCAGACCCTGATGCTGTTTGTGCGCAAGGGCGCGGAGCTGAGTGCCGCCGCAGCACTCATGGCGGCAAGCATCGAATCCGCGCTGGCGCGGCTCTACGCGAGAAAACACTGA
- a CDS encoding lysophospholipid acyltransferase family protein, with product MANGLHKIRTGLRAVWRGLRLLAHVAKGTWIVAFRFPQLHYQQQHEHVQAWAAALLLRAGVQLEVRGLPPAKGPVLMVSNHISWLDIPLLHAARHCRFISKSDVKGWPIIGTLATAAGTLYIQRSSRRDAVRMVGAMEEAFKRGEILAVFPEGTTGDGRSLLSFHSNLLEAAVQCDAPVQPVGLRFVDGKTGGTSYAATYVGDETLLGSIWRVLCSEQLIAVVHYGEAETAQGRDRRAWAKDLHTEVDRLRQN from the coding sequence ATGGCAAACGGCTTGCACAAAATCAGAACCGGCTTGCGCGCAGTCTGGCGCGGACTGCGTCTGCTGGCCCATGTGGCCAAGGGCACCTGGATCGTGGCGTTTCGCTTTCCGCAGCTGCACTACCAGCAGCAGCACGAGCATGTGCAGGCCTGGGCCGCAGCGCTGCTGTTGCGCGCCGGGGTGCAGCTGGAGGTCAGAGGCCTGCCGCCAGCCAAGGGGCCGGTGCTGATGGTCAGCAACCATATCTCCTGGCTCGATATTCCCCTGCTGCATGCGGCACGCCATTGCCGCTTTATCTCCAAGTCCGACGTCAAGGGCTGGCCCATCATCGGCACGCTGGCGACGGCAGCGGGCACGCTCTACATCCAGCGCAGCTCGCGCCGCGATGCAGTGCGCATGGTGGGCGCCATGGAAGAGGCCTTCAAACGCGGCGAAATCCTGGCCGTCTTTCCCGAGGGGACGACGGGCGACGGGCGCAGCCTGCTCTCGTTTCACTCCAATCTGCTCGAAGCTGCCGTGCAATGCGATGCGCCGGTGCAGCCCGTGGGGCTGCGCTTTGTCGACGGCAAAACCGGCGGCACCAGCTATGCCGCCACTTATGTGGGCGACGAGACCCTGCTGGGCTCCATCTGGCGCGTGCTTTGCTCGGAACAGCTGATTGCCGTGGTGCATTACGGCGAGGCAGAGACTGCCCAGGGGCGCGACCGCCGCGCCTGGGCCAAGGACCTGCACACCGAGGTGGACAGGCTGCGCCAGAACTAG
- a CDS encoding dihydroorotase: MKILIRNGRVMDPARGFDQQADIAIDGSVIVAIGTVPDGFVAEREIDASGQWVLPGLVDLAVRLREPGHEHEGMLQSEMAAAVAGGVTSLVCPPDTEPVLDEQGLVEMLKFRAEKQHKSRLFPMGALTVGLKGETLTEMAELTESGCVAFGQADVPLSSITTLSRALSYANTFGYAVWLRPQDKDLGKGVAASGALATRMGLAGVSVAAETIALHTIFELIRGSQTRIHLCRISSAAGVELVRRAKAEGLNVTADVSINSLLLTENDIGYFDSSARVVPVLRQQRDRDALSAALADGTIDALVSDHCPVDEDAKVLPFAEAEPGATGVELLLSIAVKWSRDYKVPLNRALAVVTSAPVAVLGSALGEQQSLLGRLSVGGVADLCIVDPEAEWTVDPKALQSQGKSTPFNGYELPARVVTTIVDGAVAYQR, translated from the coding sequence ATGAAAATTCTGATTCGCAATGGCCGGGTGATGGACCCGGCACGAGGTTTTGACCAGCAGGCCGATATCGCCATCGATGGCAGCGTGATCGTCGCCATCGGCACGGTGCCCGATGGCTTTGTGGCTGAGCGTGAAATCGACGCCTCGGGCCAGTGGGTGCTGCCCGGTCTGGTGGACCTGGCCGTGCGCCTGCGCGAGCCCGGCCACGAGCATGAAGGCATGCTGCAGTCCGAGATGGCGGCTGCCGTGGCAGGCGGCGTGACCAGTCTGGTCTGCCCGCCCGATACCGAGCCTGTGCTCGACGAGCAGGGCCTGGTGGAAATGCTCAAGTTCCGTGCCGAGAAGCAGCACAAGTCGCGTCTGTTCCCCATGGGGGCGCTGACCGTAGGCCTCAAGGGCGAAACGCTGACCGAGATGGCCGAGCTGACTGAGTCCGGTTGCGTGGCCTTCGGCCAGGCGGACGTGCCGCTGTCCAGCATCACCACGCTGAGCCGTGCGCTGAGCTACGCCAACACCTTTGGCTATGCCGTGTGGCTGCGCCCGCAGGACAAGGATCTGGGCAAGGGCGTGGCCGCCAGCGGCGCGCTGGCTACCCGCATGGGTCTGGCCGGGGTGTCCGTGGCGGCAGAGACGATTGCGCTGCACACCATCTTCGAGCTGATCCGTGGCTCGCAGACCCGGATTCACCTGTGCCGCATCTCCAGCGCCGCAGGCGTGGAGCTGGTGCGTCGAGCCAAGGCCGAAGGCCTGAACGTGACCGCCGACGTGTCCATCAACTCGCTGCTGTTGACCGAGAACGATATCGGCTACTTCGACAGCAGCGCCCGTGTGGTGCCCGTGCTGCGCCAGCAGCGCGACCGCGATGCACTGTCTGCCGCACTGGCGGACGGCACCATCGATGCGCTGGTGTCCGATCACTGCCCGGTGGACGAAGACGCCAAGGTGCTGCCTTTTGCCGAAGCCGAGCCCGGTGCGACCGGCGTGGAGCTGCTGCTGTCCATCGCCGTGAAGTGGAGCCGCGACTACAAGGTGCCGCTGAACCGCGCACTGGCCGTCGTGACTTCGGCGCCCGTGGCCGTGCTGGGTAGTGCGCTGGGCGAACAGCAGTCCCTGCTGGGACGGCTCAGCGTGGGCGGCGTGGCCGATCTGTGCATCGTCGACCCCGAGGCTGAGTGGACGGTCGATCCCAAGGCGCTGCAAAGCCAGGGCAAGAGCACTCCCTTCAATGGCTACGAGCTGCCCGCGCGCGTGGTAACGACTATCGTTGACGGCGCTGTGGCGTATCAGAGATAA
- a CDS encoding aspartate carbamoyltransferase catalytic subunit, producing MLYKRNPQLNKNGELIHLLSTEGLSKDILTQILDTASNFVSVNDREVKKVPLLRGKSVFNLFFENSTRTRTTFEIAAKRLSADVFNLDIARSSASKGETLLDTIDNLSAMAADIFVVRHSESGAPYLIAKHVAPHVHVVNAGDGRHAHPTQGLLDMYTIRHYKQDFSNLRVAIVGDVLHSRVARSDIHALTTLGAAEVRVVGPRTLVPSDMASMGVRVFHNLEEGIKDCDVIIMLRLQNERMSGALLPSSQEYFKSFGLTEKRLELAKPDAIVMHPGPINRGVEIDSAVVDGPQAVILSQVTFGIAVRMAVMSIVAGNEA from the coding sequence GTGCTGTACAAGCGCAACCCACAACTCAACAAGAACGGCGAGCTGATCCACCTGCTCTCCACCGAAGGCCTGTCCAAGGACATCCTGACCCAGATTCTCGACACGGCCAGCAACTTCGTCAGCGTCAACGACCGTGAAGTCAAGAAGGTGCCTCTGCTACGCGGCAAGAGCGTGTTCAATCTCTTCTTCGAGAACAGCACGCGTACCCGCACCACCTTCGAGATTGCGGCCAAGCGCCTGTCGGCCGACGTGTTCAACCTGGACATTGCGCGCAGCTCGGCCAGCAAGGGCGAGACCCTGCTGGACACCATCGACAATCTCTCGGCCATGGCGGCCGACATCTTTGTCGTGCGCCACAGCGAGTCCGGTGCTCCCTATCTGATCGCCAAACATGTGGCGCCGCATGTGCATGTGGTCAATGCCGGCGACGGCCGCCATGCCCACCCCACCCAGGGTCTGCTGGACATGTACACCATCCGCCACTACAAGCAGGATTTCTCCAATCTGCGCGTGGCCATCGTGGGCGACGTGCTGCACTCGCGCGTGGCGCGCTCGGACATCCACGCCCTGACCACGCTCGGCGCTGCCGAGGTTCGCGTGGTCGGCCCGCGCACCCTGGTGCCCTCGGACATGGCCAGCATGGGCGTGCGCGTCTTCCACAATCTGGAGGAGGGCATCAAGGACTGCGACGTCATCATCATGCTGCGCCTGCAGAACGAGCGCATGAGCGGGGCGCTGCTGCCTTCGAGCCAGGAATACTTCAAGAGCTTCGGCCTGACCGAAAAGCGCCTTGAGCTGGCCAAGCCCGATGCCATCGTCATGCACCCCGGCCCCATCAATCGCGGCGTGGAGATCGACTCCGCCGTGGTGGATGGCCCGCAGGCCGTGATCCTGTCGCAGGTGACCTTCGGTATCGCGGTGCGCATGGCTGTCATGTCCATCGTCGCTGGTAATGAAGCTTAA
- the pyrR gene encoding bifunctional pyr operon transcriptional regulator/uracil phosphoribosyltransferase PyrR → MSETIAGNQPGQGSLILDAEALYSELLRGVQRIMGPNTRLAGITSGGAWLVERLHKDLNLKGKPSVLSSSLHRDDFAQRGMASSAQTQIAFDVNGADVLVLDDVLYTGRTVRAVLNELYDYGRPASVRLAVLVDRGGRELPIQADFAAARVALPADRSLALARDESGVFHFRIQEA, encoded by the coding sequence ATGAGTGAAACCATTGCAGGAAACCAGCCGGGACAAGGCAGCCTGATCCTGGACGCCGAAGCCCTGTATAGCGAGCTGCTGCGCGGTGTGCAGCGCATCATGGGCCCCAATACCCGTCTGGCGGGCATCACCTCGGGCGGTGCCTGGCTGGTCGAGCGTCTGCACAAGGATCTGAATCTCAAGGGCAAGCCCAGCGTGCTGTCTTCCTCGCTGCACCGCGACGATTTTGCCCAGCGCGGCATGGCTTCCAGCGCTCAGACCCAGATCGCCTTCGATGTGAACGGCGCCGATGTGCTGGTGCTGGACGATGTGCTCTACACCGGCCGCACCGTGCGTGCCGTGCTCAACGAACTCTATGACTACGGCCGTCCCGCCAGTGTGCGACTGGCCGTTCTGGTGGACCGGGGAGGGCGCGAGCTGCCCATCCAGGCCGACTTTGCCGCAGCGCGCGTGGCGCTGCCGGCCGACCGTTCCCTGGCGCTGGCGCGCGACGAGAGCGGTGTTTTCCACTTCCGCATTCAAGAGGCCTGA
- the ruvX gene encoding Holliday junction resolvase RuvX — MNDISSSNKAADAAFSSTFSSADNAAARPAAAPAPQKPEVPAHFQQFLGFDFGIKRTGCASGNRVLGGANPLPTIRAEGADARLAAVEKLIREWQPNALVIGVPYHPDGAAHENTARALKFGRQLRSRFKLPVYEVDERYSTTEALAGGARDADAASACIILEQFLRSLP, encoded by the coding sequence ATGAACGATATTTCCTCTTCCAACAAGGCCGCCGATGCGGCCTTTTCCTCGACTTTTTCCTCGGCCGACAATGCGGCTGCCAGGCCTGCAGCGGCGCCCGCACCGCAAAAGCCCGAGGTGCCGGCCCATTTCCAGCAGTTCCTGGGCTTTGACTTCGGCATCAAGCGCACGGGCTGCGCCTCGGGCAACCGCGTGCTGGGCGGCGCCAACCCGCTGCCCACCATCAGGGCCGAAGGGGCGGATGCACGTCTGGCCGCAGTGGAGAAGCTGATCCGCGAGTGGCAGCCCAATGCCCTGGTGATAGGCGTTCCCTACCATCCCGATGGCGCGGCGCACGAGAACACGGCACGGGCCCTGAAATTCGGCCGCCAGCTCAGAAGCCGCTTCAAACTGCCGGTGTATGAGGTGGACGAACGCTACAGCACGACCGAAGCCCTGGCGGGTGGCGCACGCGACGCCGACGCGGCTTCGGCCTGCATCATTCTTGAACAGTTTTTGAGGAGTCTCCCATGA
- a CDS encoding YqgE/AlgH family protein, protein MSAESAPINLTHHFLIAMPGLEDESFSRSVVYLCEHSERGALGLIINKPSKLSLQGLLQKVDLGLKRDDLRDQQVFTGGPVQTDRGFVLHEPMVIEGAPENESAYASTMTIPGGLEMTTSKDVLEALSDGAGPKRVLVTLGYSSWDEGQLESEIGENAWLTVEADPEVIFSTPVDERYDRALGLLGLQRWMLSPESGRA, encoded by the coding sequence ATGTCTGCAGAATCTGCGCCTATCAACTTGACGCACCACTTCCTGATTGCCATGCCCGGCCTGGAAGATGAGTCGTTTTCGCGCAGCGTTGTTTACCTGTGCGAGCATAGCGAGCGTGGCGCGCTCGGTCTGATTATCAACAAGCCCTCCAAGCTCAGCCTGCAAGGCCTGCTGCAAAAAGTGGATTTGGGTCTCAAGCGCGATGATTTGCGCGATCAGCAGGTCTTTACCGGTGGCCCGGTACAGACCGATCGCGGCTTTGTGCTGCATGAGCCCATGGTCATCGAAGGTGCGCCCGAGAACGAATCGGCCTATGCCTCGACCATGACCATTCCAGGCGGTCTGGAGATGACCACCTCCAAGGATGTGCTCGAAGCCCTGTCGGACGGTGCCGGCCCCAAGCGCGTGCTGGTCACGCTGGGCTATTCCTCCTGGGATGAAGGCCAGCTCGAATCCGAAATCGGCGAGAACGCCTGGCTGACCGTGGAAGCCGACCCCGAGGTGATCTTCAGCACCCCGGTGGACGAGCGCTATGACCGTGCTCTGGGCCTGCTGGGTCTGCAGCGCTGGATGCTGTCCCCTGAGTCGGGTCGCGCATGA